One window from the genome of Entelurus aequoreus isolate RoL-2023_Sb linkage group LG04, RoL_Eaeq_v1.1, whole genome shotgun sequence encodes:
- the fam193b gene encoding protein FAM193B, protein MARKKSKQQGVAQKELVPGQQTVPKNPVSPGDATGGGDAGLDRLTASTRANQPMHTCCLLCHREFKDWGANSVNGLPGGHGTKLADAVPALSQALLREAPGRKLADSVPSLSQSLLGEVPLWICQSCCKSVEEEERRSTQEQPTPVPLSHSSSCKSQNCGNGYPEQSTVDWDPSSFLSAHKLSGLWNSAHGGEHCNHGASLHSQQGLLTGAVCHEKRGLHEAPGKSAKTSVAKVCPYSHPSTQNSSGSSAGNPLSTSADLCKTTPKHFKTMCRRPTPPGEAFHASDHHQHTDLSVPPNSPTGLSSQHSSLLPPKSSSGQHNHVTSSSPSGVTAHSPFSPLVPNLHGSTAKMASSNSDSPTSVHKPTPCKNSHIPAVNTQHGKSGPPVAGCNHPCNGHSTGTAASTNVGSLSTGACRDQACKGHKMTNGTLCHPSPELEEVEDEDSSSERSSCASSSTNQKDGKYCDCCYCEFFGHNAPPAAPTSRNYAEIREKLRSRLTRRKEELPQRQDSELTVAGAIDNRDVDELLDFINSSEPKPVNSAKAAKRARHKQKKKEKALQGNMGAAGSDPLSNPSESTDEPMSDTSEASRLLDWPQLELERVNSFLTSRLEEIKNTIKDSIRASFSMYDLNLDVNDFPKKAATLEGNHLLSHLNGSSDLQQIDLDLAPLSLGTFRNHLDLVNGWEDTNTSPDTTTVTSGGVTGGSKDIQRLNTTPSLSKLIRVRSPEKCTSSGCDSLLQVSNQGTVTTKEDIADPKTSTVGNAGTKSKKSKKQQQPKQEQSVSEHNPKVSESRVSEIIRNASKAALKQLQQSPDSQRNGLKKTDENRPSRNAATAANGGPPNVHKVKSDPEIRSSRCEQDPESKAHPSIAANVQQQVQSKAKSKKNKNKGEKSTSAIDDVFLPKDVDPKEMDEIDREVEYFKRFCLDSAKQTRQKVAVNWSNFSLKKVPSNAAQ, encoded by the exons ATGGCGAGGAAGAAAAGCAAGCAACAAGGCGTCGCTCAGAAGGAGCTTGTACCTGGGCAGCAGACCgtacccaagaacccagtctctCCCGGCGATGCAACTGGCGGCGGGGATGCTGGACTGGATAGGCTGACCGCCTCCACCAGGGCGAACCAG CCAATGCACACCTGCTGCCTCCTGTGCCACCGCGAATTTAAGGACTGGGGGGCAAACTCTGTCAACGGACTCCCCGGTGGCCACGGCACCAAGCTGGCCGACGCCGTGCCCGCTCTCTCCCAGGCTTTATTGCGGGAGGCGCCAGGGCGCAAGCTGGCCGATTCGGTGCCCTCGCTGTCCCAGTCCCTGCTGGGTGAAGTGCCTCTGTGGATCTGTCAGAGCTGCTGCAAGAGTGTGGAGGAGGAAGAGAGACGGAGCACCCAGGAGCAGCCAACACCG GTACCATTGTCACACTCTTCCTCTTGTAAGTCCCAGAACTGTGGGAATGGTTACCCAGAGCAAAGTACTGTGGATTGGGACCCAAGCTCATTCCTGTCAGCCCACAAACTGTCAGGACTGTGGAACTCAGCTCATGGGGGGGAACACTGCAACCATGGCGCCTCTTTACACTCACAACAAG GTTTATTAACGGGAGCAGTCTGCCACGAGAAAAGAGGACTCCACGAAGCACCCGGAAAGTCTGCTAAAACGTCGGTAGCCAAAGTGTGTCCCTACAGTCATCCGTCAACCCAGAATTCCAGCGGCTCATCTGCTGGCAACCCCCTCTCTACCTCAGCGGACCTGTGCAAGACCACTCCCAAGCATTTCAAGACTATGTGCCGTCGACCAACGCCACCAG GTGAAGCCTTCCACGCCAGCGACCATCATCAACACACAGACTTGTCGGTACCCCCCAACAGTCCCACGGGCCTGTCTTCCCAACATTCCTCCCTCCTGCCCCCAAAATCGAGTTCGGGACAACACAACCACGTAACCTCTTCATCCCCCTCCGGTGTCACAGCTCATAGCCCTTTCTCTCCTCTGGTACCAAACCTCCACGGGTCAACCGCTAAAATGGCTTCTTCCAATTCAGACAGCCCAACGTCAGTTCACAAGCCCACTCCGTGCAAAAACTCCCACATTCCTGCTGTGAACACTCAACACGGCAAATCGGGCCCACCGGTGGCAGGCTGTAACCACCCTTGTAATGGACACAGTACGGGAACCGCGGCCTCTACCAATGTAGGCAGTTTGTCGACTGGGGCCTGCAG GGACCAGGCTTGTAAGGGGCACAAAATGACAAACGGGACGCTGTGTCACCCGTCACCAGAGCTGGAGGAGGTGGAGGATGAAGACAGCAGCTCTGAGAGGAGCTCCTGCGCCTCCTCTTCCACCAACCAGAAGGACGGAAAGTACTGCGACTGCTGTTACTGCGAGTTCTTCGGACACAACGCg CCTCCAGCTGCTCCAACCAGTCGAAACTATGCTGAGATCCGAGAGAAGCTCCGGTCGCGACTGACCCGACGTAAGGAGGAGCTGCCTCAGCGTCAGGACTCTGAGCTGACAGTGGCTGGTGCTATTGACAACCGTGATGTGGACGAGTTGTTGGACTTCATCAACAGTTCAGAGCCCAAACCTGTTAACAGCGCTAAAGCAGCTAAAAGGGCTCggcacaaacaaaaaaagaag GAAAAAGCTCTACAGGGCAACATGGGTGCTGCAGGCAGTGATCCCCTCTCCAATCCATCAGAGTCCACGGACGAGCCCATGTCTGACACTTCAGAGGCTTCACGGTTACTGGACTGGCCACAGCTGGAACTTGAGCGAGTCAACAGTTTCCTCACCAGTCGACTGGAAGAGATTAAAAACACCATCAAAGACTCGATTCGGGCCTCATTTAGCATGTACGACCTCAATCTAGATGTCAATGATTTCCCAAAAAAGGCAGCTACGCTGGAAGGCAACCATTTACTGTCTCATCTCAACGGGTCTTCCGATTTGCAGCAGATAGACCTTGACTTAGCCCCTCTTTCGCTGGGAACCTTTAGGAACCATCTGGACCTGGTCAATGGATGGGAGGACACCAACACATCCCCAGATACCACCACCGTCACATCTGGAGGGGTCACAGGCGGGTCTAAGGACATCCAGCGCTTGAACACTACGCCAAGTCTCTCCAAGCTCATTCGGGTGCGCTCCCCGGAAAAATGCACTTCCTCTGGATGTGACAGTTTGTTACAAGTATCCAACCAAGGAACAGTTACAACAAAGGAGGACATTGCCGATCCTAAAACCAGCACAGTCGGAAATGCTGGTACAAAGTCAAAGAAGAGTAAAAAGCAGCAACAGCCAAAACAGGAGCAATCTGTTTCGGAGCACAATCCAAAAGTCAGTGAGTCAAGGGTGTCCGAAATCATTCGGAATGCCTCAAAAGCAGCGCTCAAACAGCTCCAGCAGTCGCCTGACAGCCAGAGGAACGGCTTGAAAAAAACTGACGAGAACAGACCATCCAGAAATGCAGCCACTGCTGCAAACGGGGGCCCCCCAAATGTGCACAAAGTTAAAAGTGACCCTGAGATACGTTCAAGCAGATGTGAGCAGGATCCCGAGAGCAAAGCTCATCCCAGCATTGCggcaaatgtgcagcagcaggtGCAATCCAAGGCGAAAagtaagaagaacaagaacaaggggGAAAAATCCACTAGTGCTATCG ATGATGTATTTCTGCCAAAAGATGTGGATCCAAAAGAAATGGATGAAATTGATCGGGAAGTGGAATACTTCAAAAG GTTCTGCCTCGATTCGGCAAAACAAACCCGCCAGAAGGTAGCAGTGAATTGGTCCAACTTCAGCCTCAAAAAAGTCCCCTCCAATGCAGCTCAATAG
- the mxd3 gene encoding max dimerization protein 3 yields the protein MEASICNIQVLLRAAEFLERKEREAEHGYASLLPPSPSLSDKGSKQKSKKMSAGGNRSAHNELEKNRRAQLRHCLEQLKKQVPLSSDTMRNTTLNLLRRAQLHIKKLQEQDERAEQLKGRLRWEQRELQVRLEQLQRGTERMRNDSQGSTMSSERSDSDREDVEVDVESIVFDCMDSDGLHYNTRSDEDHCYSSMDKAWL from the exons ATGGAAGCTTCCATTTGCAACATCCAGGTGCTTCTGCGGGCCGCCGAGTTTTTGGAGAGGAAAGAGCGAG AGGCGGAACATGGCTACGCTTCCCTGCTGCCTCCCAGTCCGAGTCTGTCTGATAAGGGAAGCAAACAGAAGAGCAAGAAGATGTCTGCTGGTGGCAACAG GTCTGCGCACAACGAGCTGGAGAAAAACAG ACGAGCGCAGCTGAGGCATTGCCTGGAGCAGCTGAAGAAGCAAGTTCCTCTGTCATCGGACACTATGCGGAACACCACGCTCAACCTGCTCAGGCGAGCTCAGCTTCACATCAAG AAGCTGCAGGAGCAGGACGAGCGCGCGGAGCAGCTGAAGGGTCGCCTGCGCTGGGAGCAGAGGGAGCTGCAGGTGCGTCTGGAGCAGCTGCAGAGAGGCACCGAGCGAATGAGGAACGACAGCCAGGGGTCCACCATGTCGTCAGAGAGGTCGGACTCGGACAGAG AGGACGTTGAAGTGGACGTGGAAAGCATTGTGTTTGACTGCATGGACTCTGACGGCCTGCACTATAATACACGCAGCGATGAAGATCACTGTTACTCCAGTATGGACAAAGCCTGGCTATGA